CACGAATTCATTCCGGTCATTAAACGAGAGCATAGTTCTTCGTAATAAATGACTCGCTAGTTTATGCCGTTAAATTTCGCCGGTAACACGAATAGCGAGGAGAAGTGCAGAAAATGATACAAAGAGAGACAATGTGTATGAATTTAGATTGACTGTCCGCTATCTGACAGAAATGAACTTCTTTTAATGCGGAATCTTTGGAAGCATCTGAGTAAAGGAAATCTTTAAGGTgaagaggagaaaaaagaaTTGATAGCGGACGGATTCAGCACTTTACGATGCTATTAAGAACTTTCGCTtgacattcaaagaaattgAATTCAATCTAATGACTCAACAAAGGGGAAATCCTAGAGGTTCTTGTTCATCGAAGCACCTGCGCAAACCGAAATCAAACTATTCGAAACAAAACGAAGCGCCGGaaactagtttttttttagtttgtagAAATTTCAACGCAACAATGCGTCTTGAATTTCATCTCCATTTCTGTAATTTATGCTACAGAAATATTCTATGCTAATTTTATAGTTTCACGTAAGAGAAATCTTGTTCCCCAGTGGCAAAAGATTATCTGTTAAATCTTTAACTAAGTTCTTAATATACTCCGTATAATTTGAACGCCTTTACCCTGTAAGAGGGATAAGTTTTTCCGTGTTCAATTCAGGTCAACTAAAAGCTCTGGGTTCACACTTCGTTAATTAAGAATTCTAATGAAAGAACGAAAGGTCCAtttaattttaaagttaaaatCGTAGGTACATACAGTTTTGTTTGATTTCGGTATCGAGCGTACTGAAGAAGGCACTCACAAACTAAGGCAGGGAAGATTACGTTCTCGTAGTTTTTCACAGAGAGCATTCAATTGTCTTATTAAAAATTGGATTATGAATCATTGCCGTAGGCGACGCTTCGTTGCTTCATAATCATCAAAAAACTTGATTGCCTCACACAAACCTAACAATAAAATCACAGATTAAACTAACTCTATAGTCGGTAAACGAAGACCGATTTTAAAACCTAAGAAATTGCTGATTGCAATTTGTACGTAGTCTGCTTTTTCTTGTCATGTTCGTCTTTtaagttcttttatttttttgttgctaAGTATAGCTCTAACATTGAAAAATACACTGATTTGATAGTTGGATGGAAGCCCGGTgtgttttcttgtttcagtcTAAAACTTCACTTGCTTTATTAAAGCCCAAGTTTAACATTACAATTTCAACTAGCACATCAACCGTTATCACATGGGTACGTTTACTTGTTTCGGATTTTTCGGCGGTCGCTCTTTGCTAGCATTTCCACGGGACGTTAATACATTCGTACTCAATACTACCTAAGTAAAATGTCCCACTCAggttaaaaacacaaaaataccGAAATTCAACAATTTGAATTCTGTCAATTTCATTTTGTCAAAGCAATGTATGACACATTTTGAAGATCGTATCAGCAAACGCCGATGGCTGAGATGGATTTAATCCAAGTAATTTCCTTCAAATAAATTAAAGCGATCTTAGGCAACTGAAACCATGTGGCGGTTGAAAATTTTAGAGTCTCGTTTATTTCAATAGAATTTAGCTTCACTTTACAAAACCGTTCACTTTTTTAATTCCTTTTCACTTTTAAGTTAGCAATTTCTAAGGTAGTTGTTCTTTATTATAAGGTGATCGCGATGTCGAAGAGAAGTATTGCATTTGTTTCAGTTAAGTATTACATGATTTTTAAACCTTTTGCTGCCTGTCTAAATCAGACTTCAACCGGTATACAATTACAAGCATTTCGTATTTGGCAACTCGTAACTTTCTGGGTTCGTTTGGTTTCATGATGGCATTTTAGGTAAAAGGTCCCGCgatgcaaaagaaaattttgttgTGGCAAATAAATCTAAATGTCGTTTTGTTTTCCTGACTCCACTGAGGAGATGAGATATTAGGCTTTGAGAATACAAGTAAAATCTTTCGATAACGCCCCTTTGTCAAGTCCTTTTTCTGTTGCTCATCGTGCTTTCAATTCTCTGCACAATGGAAGTAATGACAATATCGGAAACTTTCATGGGTCTTAGGCCGTCAGTGTAGTCAATAAAGCTCAATTAAAATGAATAATAGTGCGATTGCTCCTTTTAACAGCCCAAGCAAATATCTATGTACAATAGGACAATACACACTCATAGCGGAGGAAAATTATCATGAATTGAACTTCCTTCAACTTTCAGCTGTTTTGAGGGTTGCTCTGCATATTGTCCGGCGaaataaatttcaattttaatttaaaaaacaaatgaaacggAAGGTTAATGCATATAGAGTTTGCCCGAGATTTTGACAATCAAATCTTTCCCACTGCGTAGATCTTGTTTACCCCCGGGTAATGTTCCTCATATGAAGCTAAATTTAATGCTGTCGTAAATCAAACCCTGTATAGTTgtatttttagaatttttagGGGTTAATTCGCATATTGTTGAGCTATCCAGAACATCTGTATTAAATTGGTGGCTGTTCGGGGAATATTAAGGATTGAAATTCAACTTGTAAGATCCGCttcttaaatttaaaattaatggcTAGATAAGTAAGGCCGCATTTTTACACTGCCCACTATAATTAAATCAACCTAGAAAGAGGTTTGGGGTTATATGTATTATTTTCTTGTATAATATCCTGTAAGAGAACATCTCTCTAGGTGTATTGAGTCTTAATATTCCGTTTGCATTTCGTCAGGTTCATCTTTGCGGTTAACTTAAGAAATTGGCGGATATGCGCATGCGTATACTCATGGTAAGAGACGTTGCTACCTACCATATGGAAGAGGCATTTACTACAAGTTCGATGTTAATGCGATGAAGGTTAAAGGGCACAAAAATAGTAAAGGGTAATGGCGTAAATGACTCGTAGACCGAAGTTTCTCTTACCAGCAATTGTCGGGTTGATAGTACTCTGGTTAGCAATACTGATTCCGGTGAACGTAATGCCAATTTGCGTACAAGGGAGAAAAGAACCATAATTGTCACCAACTCCAATGTCGAATTTATTGTTTAGGAATAACAAACCACAATATTTTCCAATGCGCGAATAATGTAAGAGATTACTATCATAATTTCGTAAGCCTTCTCGTGTCAAATCTTTTCTGCACAGAAATAAACTAAAAAACGAGCAAAAAAAATTAGAGATTTAACTTAGTCGTCAGGAACTCGACCGATCATCTTTCCTTGCGCCTGCATTTGCTTTTTTAAAGCCCGAAATTCTTCAGCGGTATACTGCTTGGGCTTGTTTGGATCCTGAAATACAAATGACAATTCAAAATTACTGATTAAGAGGCAGAAATCTCGGGATTATGGCAAGTTTTAGCCACGACGACGACATATGACAAAGAGTGCATCACTTgacgttgttaattattttttatttcggaGGGTGGGGGTGGGTAGGAGGGCCACAACATGGTCAGGATGTCGTGTCGACGTTCACGCTGTATTTTATGAagagtgacatttttttttcgaatgAGAAATGAGTTCGAGGGAGGGAAAAAAGAACTACAAACTATAGTGCATATGAGAGTGGGTATCCTGTGGACGACAGGTTCCTTATCAGGCCTTGCTTTAGTTTTCAATTATTTGTACAAGTGTTTTTCAAGGAGAAGATCACATATATAAGTGCATGGCTTCAATAGCGACACCCCTGAACTCTGACGGTAATATAAAATCATGTTTATATTAATTGACAAATGAAAGGCTAGCTGCTGTTGATACAGCCAAGAGTCTCTTCCTCAACATCATGATTTACTTCTTGCCAGGTTTCTGAGACTATCATAACACAAACCTTTCTTTCTGAGCGTCCCCTGAGCCTCTTGCCCTTTCGTTTCTTGTTGCTGTTCATCGTCTCCTTTTCTTTGGAAGTAAACACGTCTCGTTTGCTCTCTGGTTTGACTTGTTTCCCAAGCAAGGGTGTTCTTTTCACTACCTTTGCCTGCGCCTTCCTTTGGTTTAATAGCGGCTTTACATCTGGCAATTTGCTGTGTCGCTGATTGACTATTTTATGTTTGTCGCTTTGAGGGAGAGCTTCAGCACGCTGGAGAAGATATTTGAACAAAGGAATTTCATGAAATCTCTCTACTCGAAGTTTCAATTTTGAGATGACAATGTCGCGAATTGTCTCTAATGTTTTCGGAGATCGGCGAGCGATGAGCCTCTGAAAGCTTGATTTATCCAGCTCGAAAACTTCTAAGTTTTGCACACACTCTACGCTCGCACAGAATTCAGGCAGCTCAAGAATCATTTCTACGTCACCGATGATGTCATTTGGTCCAATGGTTGTGGCTTGAATTTCGCGCTGTCGTAGCCTGGTCTCCATGGCAACAAAACCGTGTTCTATTCTCCTACGTCGCTTTTCAATAACAGTCAACGGACGCACAAGATCTTCCATTGCATTGAGCTCAATTTTTTCCTCCTTATCTCCTTGATtaacttcttttttctttgccaGTGCAGCTCGAGGATTCAACTTTTTAAATTGGTCTCGACATTTCCTCGGATCTGACAAAACTTTAGCCGCGCCTTTAGCTATGAAGAAAATCGAGTGACATGGGTGACCTTGCTCTACTACGCGATTTCCGAAACTGATTTTGTGCATTTTCAGATTTTCAATGAGCAGGCCTTTTAGAGCCTCCGGCCAGGAGATGAAGAGTGAATACGTAAGAGCGAAGCTTGACTTTTCCTTCCATTCAAGGTCGTACGTTTGAAATGATTGCTTGAACAGTTCCCTGTTGACAATGATCAATTCTGTGAGCTCATCGGCGATAACTGTCGCGTTACGTTCTTTTTGTCCACCCATCAGCACCATTTCCCCAAAACTGCGGCCATTTTTGAGACTTCCCAGCTCTGCTCCAAAGTAAGCTACTCTCTCCTGAGCGCTGCGGACAGCTCCCATTTCTTGATGTGCCGTTGGGAGAAAGTCCCCGCAGAGTTCATCAGGTTTTCTCGCATAGAATGTCACCGATCCTTTGAGAATCACATAGAAACTAAAACGATAACAGGAAATTTTCCGTTTAACCAGCGATGTCGTATGTTCATCACCGATGTTTCAATAGTAAAATAAGAATGCATTCGGAGAGAACAAAAACCCCTAAAGTGGGAGGTGGCTTGGCTAAGGAGAGGTGAATTACATCTTCAAATCTCTAAGTTACAAATTTTGCTTCGATCAACTTCTGCAAACTAACCAAACCAATTAATCTAGAAGCTGTTTCAGTTTAATAAAGAAATACTCAGACACACTGaacaatgaagaaaatttaattcGCCGCTGTGTCAGGCCAACAGTTTTCTTTGAAGACAATGTGCACCACAGGTCACCTACCAATTGCCTTCATCTCCTTGACGAAAGATCACGTAATCCTTCTTCACTTTAAGAAAACCAGCATTCTTTATGACATTCATCAAAGCATCTGTCGtgagagagaaaaagaaacttcaaaaaatGAGGAAACATTGGTGAACAGCCAGTGCTTTCGATACCGCTCAATAGAAGACCGGTAAATTTGTGaattttttattacaaagttaAATTCTTTCATTA
The nucleotide sequence above comes from Acropora muricata isolate sample 2 chromosome 12, ASM3666990v1, whole genome shotgun sequence. Encoded proteins:
- the LOC136893147 gene encoding uncharacterized protein — its product is MSETPSNLAVVHFCEDLLSRPSDQRKAKDILEIMSRIRHTSALFNSLEDDALMNVIKNAGFLKVKKDYVIFRQGDEGNCFYVILKGSVTFYARKPDELCGDFLPTAHQEMGAVRSAQERVAYFGAELGSLKNGRSFGEMVLMGGQKERNATVIADELTELIIVNRELFKQSFQTYDLEWKEKSSFALTYSLFISWPEALKGLLIENLKMHKISFGNRVVEQGHPCHSIFFIAKGAAKVLSDPRKCRDQFKKLNPRAALAKKKEVNQGDKEEKIELNAMEDLVRPLTVIEKRRRRIEHGFVAMETRLRQREIQATTIGPNDIIGDVEMILELPEFCASVECVQNLEVFELDKSSFQRLIARRSPKTLETIRDIVISKLKLRVERFHEIPLFKYLLQRAEALPQSDKHKIVNQRHSKLPDVKPLLNQRKAQAKVVKRTPLLGKQVKPESKRDVFTSKEKETMNSNKKRKGKRLRGRSERKDPNKPKQYTAEEFRALKKQMQAQGKMIGRVPDD